In Longimicrobiaceae bacterium, the following are encoded in one genomic region:
- a CDS encoding aspartate aminotransferase family protein gives MPGPTTAPVEMPAFDYAPRPYTGPSREEVLEMRRQYVNPAVFTLYGEPLMIVEGKMQYLFDETGRRYLDLFAGIVTVSCGHCHPAILSRVQEQVATLQHTTTIYLHPNLPEFARKLASRMPPGLDVTYFVNSGSDANDLAIAMARLYTGNTDVVAVRNGYHGGSPSAMGLTSQHTWKFPIPQNVGVHHAMCPDSYRTPFAGTPEEVASRSAEDVREVIRYSTPGKIAAFIAEPIQGVGGATRGAPNYLKEAYAIAREHGGLCIADEVQTGFGRTGAHYWGFQNYDVVPDIVTMAKGIGNGIPLAAVTTRREIAEKLAQRLHFNTFGGNPVAMAAGSAVLDVIDREGLQENARVVGGRFLDGLRELQGRHPLVGDVRGMGLMLGVELVKDRDSRAPAKEETAQLLEEARRMGVLLGKGGLEGNVLRIKPPLCITAGDVDFALDVLDRALGRVRGGA, from the coding sequence ATGCCCGGACCGACGACCGCCCCGGTGGAGATGCCCGCCTTCGACTACGCGCCCCGCCCCTACACCGGGCCCTCGCGGGAGGAGGTCCTGGAGATGCGCCGGCAGTACGTGAACCCGGCGGTCTTTACGCTCTACGGGGAGCCGCTGATGATCGTCGAGGGGAAGATGCAGTACCTCTTCGACGAGACCGGCCGGCGCTACCTGGACCTGTTCGCCGGGATCGTGACCGTGTCCTGCGGTCACTGCCACCCCGCGATCCTGTCCCGCGTCCAGGAGCAGGTGGCCACGCTCCAGCACACCACCACCATCTATCTCCACCCCAACCTGCCCGAGTTCGCCCGGAAGCTCGCCTCCAGGATGCCTCCGGGGCTGGACGTCACCTACTTCGTCAACAGCGGGAGCGACGCGAACGACCTGGCCATCGCCATGGCGCGGCTGTACACCGGGAACACCGACGTCGTCGCGGTGCGCAACGGGTACCACGGCGGCTCCCCCTCGGCCATGGGGCTGACCTCGCAGCACACCTGGAAGTTCCCGATCCCGCAGAACGTGGGCGTGCACCACGCCATGTGCCCGGATTCCTACCGCACCCCGTTCGCGGGAACGCCGGAGGAGGTGGCCTCCCGGAGCGCGGAGGACGTACGGGAAGTGATCCGGTACTCCACGCCGGGGAAGATCGCGGCCTTCATCGCCGAGCCGATCCAGGGGGTGGGCGGCGCCACGCGGGGTGCGCCCAACTACCTCAAGGAGGCGTACGCCATCGCGCGGGAGCACGGCGGGCTCTGCATCGCCGACGAGGTGCAGACCGGCTTCGGGCGGACCGGCGCCCACTACTGGGGCTTCCAGAACTACGACGTGGTGCCGGACATCGTGACCATGGCGAAGGGGATCGGCAACGGGATCCCGCTGGCCGCGGTCACCACCCGCCGGGAGATCGCGGAGAAGCTCGCGCAGCGGCTCCACTTCAACACCTTCGGAGGGAACCCGGTCGCCATGGCGGCGGGCTCGGCGGTGCTGGACGTGATCGACCGGGAGGGGCTGCAGGAGAACGCCCGCGTGGTGGGCGGACGCTTCCTGGACGGGCTCCGCGAGCTGCAGGGGCGGCACCCCCTGGTCGGCGACGTCCGGGGGATGGGGCTGATGCTCGGGGTGGAGCTGGTGAAGGACCGGGACTCCCGGGCTCCGGCGAAGGAGGAGACGGCCCAGCTCCTGGAGGAGGCCCGCCGGATGGGCGTGCTCCTCGGCAAGGGCGGGCTGGAGGGGAACGTGCTCCGGATCAAGCCCCCCCTGTGCATCACCGCCGGGGACGTCGACTTCGCGCTGGACGTCCTCGACCGGGCGCTCGGCCGGGTCCGGGGCGGCGCATAG
- a CDS encoding CoA-acylating methylmalonate-semialdehyde dehydrogenase, translating into MTATTSPSGARSTAPGATRHPTVRNYVRGEFVEVERPLLDVYGPRDGSVISRVPLSSAGEVDGAVRAAQEAFPGWAGTPLKERVQVFYRYRALLEQNLRELSELIVEEHGKVYGEAEAEVLKAVELTEFACSLPQIAVGEVMEVSRGVECRVDRHPLGVVASIVPFNFPSMVPHWTIPNAVALGNCMVLKPSEMVPLSAQRIAALLAEAGLPRGVFNVVNGAREVVEAICDHPGIEAVSFVGSTRVAKAVYRRGTSSLKRVLALGGAKNHILLMPDADPEMASSNIVASMAGCTGQRCMAASVLVAVSETDSIIARMVEHARGLVPGEHVGPVISREARERIERYIGEAEAAGARILLDGRGAVVPGREEGFYVGPTVIDHVTPEMRIAQEEVFGPVLAIVRAPDVDRALEIENRSPYGNAASVFTESGGLARYVAERASAGMVGVNVGVPVPREPFGFGGWNDSRFGVGDLTGRSSIEFWTRSKKTTTKWNREAGANWMS; encoded by the coding sequence ATGACGGCGACGACCTCTCCCTCCGGGGCTCGGTCCACGGCGCCCGGGGCGACCCGGCATCCGACCGTGCGGAACTACGTCCGTGGGGAGTTCGTGGAGGTGGAGCGGCCGCTCCTGGACGTGTACGGCCCGCGTGACGGAAGCGTGATCTCGCGGGTCCCGCTGTCCTCCGCCGGGGAGGTGGACGGCGCGGTCCGGGCGGCGCAGGAGGCGTTCCCCGGATGGGCGGGAACTCCGCTGAAGGAGCGGGTGCAGGTCTTCTACCGCTACCGTGCCCTGCTGGAGCAGAACCTCCGGGAGCTGAGCGAGCTGATCGTCGAGGAGCACGGAAAGGTGTACGGCGAGGCCGAGGCCGAGGTGCTCAAGGCCGTCGAGCTCACGGAGTTCGCCTGTTCGCTGCCGCAGATCGCCGTGGGCGAGGTGATGGAGGTGAGCCGGGGCGTGGAGTGCCGCGTGGACCGGCACCCGCTGGGGGTGGTGGCCTCCATCGTCCCGTTCAACTTCCCCAGCATGGTGCCGCACTGGACCATCCCCAACGCCGTCGCGCTGGGGAACTGCATGGTGCTCAAGCCCTCCGAGATGGTGCCGCTGTCCGCGCAGCGCATCGCGGCGCTCCTCGCGGAGGCGGGGCTCCCCCGGGGCGTCTTCAACGTGGTCAACGGAGCCCGGGAGGTGGTCGAGGCCATCTGCGACCACCCCGGGATCGAGGCGGTCAGCTTCGTGGGCTCCACCCGCGTGGCGAAGGCCGTCTACCGCCGGGGCACCTCCAGCCTCAAGCGCGTGCTGGCGCTCGGCGGAGCCAAGAACCACATCCTCCTGATGCCGGACGCCGACCCGGAGATGGCCTCCAGCAACATCGTCGCCTCGATGGCCGGCTGCACGGGGCAGCGCTGCATGGCGGCCTCGGTGCTGGTGGCGGTCTCGGAGACCGACTCCATCATCGCCCGGATGGTGGAGCACGCCCGCGGGCTCGTCCCCGGCGAGCACGTGGGCCCGGTCATCTCCCGCGAGGCCAGGGAGCGCATCGAGCGCTACATCGGCGAGGCCGAGGCGGCCGGGGCCAGGATCCTGCTGGACGGGAGGGGCGCCGTGGTTCCCGGAAGGGAGGAGGGGTTCTACGTGGGGCCGACGGTGATCGACCACGTCACGCCGGAGATGCGGATCGCGCAGGAGGAGGTCTTCGGCCCGGTGCTGGCGATCGTCCGCGCCCCGGACGTGGACCGCGCGCTGGAGATCGAGAACCGCTCCCCGTACGGCAACGCGGCCTCGGTGTTCACCGAGAGCGGCGGCCTGGCGCGCTACGTCGCCGAGCGCGCCAGCGCCGGGATGGTGGGGGTCAACGTGGGGGTCCCGGTCCCGCGCGAGCCCTTCGGGTTCGGGGGGTGGAACGACTCGCGGTTCGGCGTCGGCGACCTCACCGGGCGGAGCTCCATCGAGTTCTGGACCCGCTCGAAGAAGACCACGACCAAGTGGAACCGCGAGGCCGGAGCCAACTGGATGTCCTAG
- a CDS encoding TRAP transporter substrate-binding protein — protein sequence MERREFAKKAVLGLATGGLAACAGGEEAGGGAPAVQTGRRVMWRMVSSFPRGLDTIYGASETLAKRVEALTDGRFQIRAYPAGELVPGLQVLDAVQQGTVQAGHSASYYYTGKNPALAFDCAVPFGLTVRGHNAWLLHGGGLERMRELFSDFNVVNFPGGNTGTQMGGWFRRPVRSLADLRGLKMRIPGLGGEVMNRLGVSVQVLSGGDIYPALERGTIDATEWVGPYDDEKLGFQKVAKNYHYPGWWEPGPALSFYVNRRAWDTLPKGYQEAFEVASREASLDMMARYDALNPPALARLVGQGVQVIPFPQDMMEAALQQSTALFEEQAGADAAYRRIYDEWKKVRGETYRWFSTADQAYENFAFPRLAARHGTG from the coding sequence ATGGAGAGACGCGAGTTCGCGAAGAAGGCGGTTCTCGGCCTGGCGACCGGCGGCCTGGCCGCCTGCGCCGGGGGCGAGGAGGCGGGCGGCGGCGCCCCCGCGGTGCAGACCGGGCGGCGGGTGATGTGGCGGATGGTGTCCAGCTTCCCGCGCGGGCTGGACACCATCTACGGGGCCTCCGAGACGCTGGCGAAGCGGGTGGAGGCGCTCACCGACGGGCGCTTCCAGATCCGCGCCTACCCGGCGGGGGAGCTGGTCCCCGGGCTGCAGGTGCTGGACGCGGTGCAGCAGGGGACGGTGCAGGCCGGGCACTCCGCCTCGTACTACTACACGGGGAAGAACCCCGCGCTCGCCTTCGACTGCGCGGTCCCCTTCGGGCTCACGGTGCGCGGCCACAACGCCTGGCTCCTGCACGGCGGGGGGCTGGAGCGCATGCGCGAGCTCTTCTCCGACTTCAACGTCGTAAACTTCCCCGGCGGGAACACGGGGACGCAGATGGGCGGGTGGTTCCGCCGCCCGGTCCGCTCCCTGGCCGACCTGCGCGGGCTGAAGATGCGCATCCCCGGGCTGGGCGGGGAGGTGATGAACCGGCTGGGCGTGTCCGTGCAGGTGCTCTCGGGCGGCGACATCTACCCGGCGCTGGAGCGCGGGACCATCGACGCCACCGAGTGGGTGGGGCCCTACGACGACGAGAAGCTGGGCTTCCAAAAGGTGGCGAAGAACTACCACTACCCCGGCTGGTGGGAGCCGGGCCCGGCGCTCTCCTTCTACGTGAACCGCCGCGCCTGGGACACGCTCCCGAAGGGGTACCAGGAGGCGTTCGAGGTGGCCTCGCGCGAGGCCAGCCTGGACATGATGGCGCGGTACGACGCGCTGAACCCCCCGGCCCTCGCCCGGCTGGTGGGGCAGGGGGTGCAGGTGATTCCCTTCCCGCAGGACATGATGGAGGCCGCGCTGCAGCAGTCCACGGCCCTCTTCGAGGAGCAGGCCGGGGCCGACGCCGCCTACCGCCGCATCTACGACGAGTGGAAGAAGGTGCGGGGGGAGACGTACCGCTGGTTCAGCACCGCGGACCAGGCGTATGAGAACTTCGCGTTTCCCCGGCTCGCGGCGCGGCATGGAACCGGGTGA
- a CDS encoding cytidylate kinase-like family protein: MAVITIARQLGAGGGAVATRVAEAMGWRLLDRALVERIAAELEVAPEQVEHCDERVESFVERLGMYLSEGFPEVLPAQVAPPMSPELAARAARRIVAAAAEEGPAVVVGHGAQCILQQHPRSLHVLLHAPFAVRAERARDRYGVGRDEAAERIRRSDADRRRYVREHFGRDWLDPTLYGLCVDTGMLGVDGAAELVEQAARRAFGAEAEA; this comes from the coding sequence ATGGCGGTCATCACCATCGCGCGGCAGCTCGGCGCCGGGGGCGGAGCGGTGGCCACCCGCGTGGCGGAGGCCATGGGGTGGCGGCTGCTGGACCGCGCGCTGGTGGAGCGGATCGCGGCGGAGCTGGAGGTGGCGCCCGAGCAGGTGGAGCACTGCGACGAGCGGGTGGAGAGCTTCGTGGAGCGGCTGGGGATGTACCTCTCGGAGGGCTTCCCGGAAGTGCTCCCCGCCCAGGTCGCGCCCCCCATGTCGCCGGAGCTGGCGGCGCGCGCCGCGCGGCGGATCGTGGCGGCGGCGGCGGAGGAGGGGCCGGCGGTGGTCGTGGGCCACGGCGCGCAGTGCATCCTCCAGCAGCACCCCCGCTCGCTGCACGTGCTGCTGCATGCACCGTTCGCGGTGCGGGCCGAGCGGGCCCGGGACCGCTACGGCGTAGGGCGGGACGAAGCGGCGGAGCGCATCCGCCGCTCCGACGCGGACCGGCGCCGGTACGTGCGCGAGCACTTCGGGCGGGACTGGCTGGACCCCACCCTGTACGGCCTGTGCGTGGACACCGGGATGCTGGGGGTGGACGGCGCCGCCGAGCTGGTGGAGCAGGCAGCGCGGCGGGCGTTCGGCGCGGAGGCGGAGGCGTAG
- a CDS encoding menaquinone biosynthesis protein → MREGNGRVRLGHIVYSNCFPVHAGLIDQGPPEWLRIEEGVPSRLNALLECGRIDVAPCSSIEYARHADRYRVLPELVIGSRGPVRSILLLADRHPSELDGRTVAMPTASATSVVLLKVLLRVRWGVAPRFTWFDQAAEDPFAGGADGALFIGDVALRPGLYPERRFRFDLGTEWWEETGLPFAFAVWQAGSGPDGGEGIRRLHAALLESRAYGHEHRADLACRYAEHFGFDPAMLDDYWAGLSYELDAPMLEGLRTFYRLAAEISELPEAPELRWTE, encoded by the coding sequence ATGCGGGAAGGGAACGGACGGGTCCGGCTGGGCCACATCGTCTACAGCAACTGCTTCCCCGTGCACGCGGGGCTGATCGATCAGGGGCCTCCCGAGTGGCTGCGGATCGAGGAGGGCGTCCCCTCGCGGCTGAACGCCCTCCTGGAGTGCGGCCGGATCGACGTGGCGCCCTGCTCCAGCATCGAGTACGCGCGCCACGCCGACCGCTACCGGGTCCTCCCGGAGCTGGTCATCGGCTCGCGCGGCCCGGTGCGCAGCATCCTCCTCCTGGCGGACCGCCACCCCTCCGAGCTGGACGGGCGCACGGTGGCGATGCCCACCGCCTCCGCCACCTCGGTGGTGCTCCTCAAGGTGCTGCTGCGCGTCCGCTGGGGGGTCGCCCCCCGGTTCACCTGGTTCGACCAGGCGGCGGAGGACCCGTTCGCGGGCGGCGCGGACGGCGCGCTCTTCATCGGCGACGTGGCGCTCCGCCCCGGACTGTACCCGGAGCGGCGCTTCCGCTTCGACCTGGGGACGGAGTGGTGGGAGGAGACGGGACTCCCCTTCGCCTTCGCGGTGTGGCAGGCGGGGAGCGGGCCGGACGGCGGCGAGGGGATCCGCCGCCTGCACGCCGCCCTGCTGGAGTCGCGCGCCTACGGCCACGAGCACCGCGCCGACCTGGCGTGCCGCTACGCGGAACACTTCGGCTTCGACCCCGCCATGCTGGACGACTACTGGGCCGGCCTCTCCTACGAGCTGGACGCGCCCATGCTGGAAGGGCTGCGCACCTTCTACCGCCTGGCCGCCGAGATCAGCGAGCTGCCGGAGGCGCCGGAGCTGCGCTGGACGGAGTAG
- a CDS encoding MlaD family protein, translated as MRSSQREVQIGVFFLLGIVAVVVALMMLTDPGTFRGRYDIVTSVRDAGGLRKGDPVQMRGVNVGRVRGFAITDQGVVINMEMEREYPVPADSRISLKSGGLLGGMIVEVVPGRSDDAVEDGAVLPGSTAGGVFDVATGVAVRADTVLGRTEALLAPATIQAVGSSAQELQAMLTSLAALATEQRREIALLSASLRRSAEGVESATTRPELARAVARMDSITLQLDRSTASLNRSTASLETVLGRMERGEGTLGKLSADETLYNNLNQAAERASRTAANADSLMADIKANPRRYIDLKVF; from the coding sequence ATGCGCTCCTCGCAACGTGAAGTCCAGATCGGCGTCTTCTTCCTCCTGGGGATCGTGGCGGTCGTCGTCGCGCTCATGATGCTGACCGACCCGGGGACGTTCCGGGGCCGCTACGACATCGTCACCAGCGTCCGCGACGCCGGCGGCCTGCGCAAGGGCGACCCCGTGCAGATGCGCGGCGTGAACGTGGGCCGCGTCCGCGGCTTCGCCATCACCGACCAGGGGGTGGTGATCAACATGGAGATGGAGCGGGAGTACCCCGTCCCGGCGGACTCGCGCATCTCGCTCAAGTCCGGCGGCCTCCTGGGCGGGATGATCGTGGAGGTCGTCCCCGGGCGCTCCGACGACGCGGTGGAGGACGGCGCCGTGCTCCCGGGCTCCACGGCGGGCGGGGTGTTCGACGTGGCCACCGGCGTGGCCGTGCGCGCGGACACCGTGCTCGGCCGCACCGAGGCGCTCCTGGCCCCCGCCACCATCCAGGCGGTGGGGAGCAGCGCGCAGGAGCTGCAGGCGATGCTCACCTCGCTGGCCGCGCTGGCCACGGAGCAGCGCCGGGAGATCGCGCTCCTCTCCGCCAGCCTGCGCCGCTCGGCGGAGGGGGTGGAGTCGGCCACCACGCGGCCGGAGCTGGCGCGCGCCGTGGCGCGGATGGACTCCATCACCCTGCAGCTCGACCGGAGCACCGCCTCGCTGAACCGCTCCACCGCCTCGCTGGAGACGGTGCTCGGGCGGATGGAGCGGGGGGAGGGGACGCTGGGGAAGCTGTCGGCGGACGAGACACTGTACAACAACCTGAACCAGGCCGCGGAGCGGGCGAGCCGGACGGCGGCCAACGCCGACTCGCTCATGGCGGACATCAAGGCGAACCCGCGGCGGTACATCGACCTGAAGGTGTTCTGA
- a CDS encoding ATP-binding cassette domain-containing protein, which translates to MVEYEQLYKTFDAPVLAGVDLAIPQGETIAVVGHSGTGKSVLLKTTIGLITPDRGDVRIDGESVFRARGKQLERIRRKVGYVFQNAALFDSMNVLENVSQGIPEAELKALPRAELLRRVGEALEHVNLEPRAVLTKLPSELSGGMRKRVGLARAIIGRPEILLYDEPVTGLDPVNGTVVHRLIAQLAEEMGVTSIIVTHDIDGVLPIADRVAMLDRGTIRFVGTPDEFRASDDILVRAFLHREVPTEELLEVV; encoded by the coding sequence ATGGTTGAATACGAGCAGCTGTACAAGACCTTCGACGCGCCCGTGCTCGCCGGGGTGGACCTGGCGATCCCGCAGGGGGAGACCATCGCCGTGGTGGGGCACTCGGGGACGGGGAAGAGCGTGCTCCTCAAGACCACGATCGGGCTGATCACCCCGGACCGGGGCGACGTGCGGATCGACGGGGAGTCGGTGTTCCGCGCGCGGGGGAAGCAGCTGGAGCGGATCCGCCGCAAGGTGGGCTACGTGTTCCAGAACGCGGCGCTCTTCGACTCCATGAACGTGCTGGAGAACGTGTCGCAGGGGATCCCGGAGGCGGAGCTGAAGGCGCTGCCGCGCGCCGAGCTGCTGCGCCGGGTGGGCGAGGCGCTGGAGCACGTGAACCTGGAGCCCCGCGCCGTGCTCACCAAGCTCCCCTCCGAGCTCTCCGGCGGAATGCGGAAGCGGGTGGGGCTGGCCCGGGCCATCATCGGCCGCCCGGAGATCCTGCTGTACGACGAGCCGGTGACGGGGCTCGACCCGGTGAACGGGACGGTGGTGCACCGCCTCATCGCCCAGCTCGCCGAGGAGATGGGGGTGACCTCCATCATCGTGACGCACGACATCGACGGGGTGCTCCCCATCGCCGACCGCGTGGCGATGCTCGACCGCGGCACGATCCGCTTCGTCGGCACCCCCGACGAGTTCCGCGCCAGCGACGACATCCTGGTCCGCGCCTTCCTGCACCGGGAGGTCCCGACCGAAGAGCTCCTGGAGGTGGTATGA
- a CDS encoding ABC transporter permease — protein sequence MQAQSRITEGLEGGPRPRRSLSPVGPAGRFLAKLGRSGENVARNAGEIALLAWGILSLTFTGKVSLREILRHVYWMGIQSLPIVLVTSTLAGVVTSQQGGYQFTGSVPLYILGSVVVSSVVLELGPVLTAVVLIGRVGARITAELGTMQVSEQIDALHSLGRDPVRVLAAPRVIAGAVSFPVLVAIANTVGILAGMVAARAALGLSPESFMYGAQLFWHNWDMFYSLAKGTVFGLVIPLIATHMGLTTRGGAEGVGRATTSSVVFMLLAVLFVDALFPPLLLQ from the coding sequence ATGCAAGCGCAATCGAGAATCACGGAGGGGCTGGAGGGAGGCCCACGCCCGCGGCGGAGCCTTTCCCCGGTCGGGCCCGCGGGGCGCTTCCTGGCGAAGCTGGGGCGCAGCGGCGAGAACGTCGCGCGCAACGCCGGGGAGATCGCGCTGCTGGCCTGGGGGATCCTCAGCCTGACCTTCACCGGGAAGGTGTCGCTGCGGGAGATCCTGCGGCACGTCTACTGGATGGGGATCCAGAGCCTCCCCATCGTGCTGGTGACCTCCACCCTGGCGGGCGTCGTCACCTCGCAGCAGGGCGGCTACCAGTTCACCGGCTCCGTCCCGCTCTACATCCTGGGAAGCGTGGTGGTCTCCAGCGTGGTGCTGGAGCTGGGCCCGGTGCTCACCGCGGTGGTGCTGATCGGCCGGGTGGGGGCGCGGATCACGGCCGAGCTGGGGACCATGCAGGTCTCCGAGCAGATCGACGCGCTGCACTCGCTGGGGCGCGACCCGGTGCGGGTCCTGGCGGCGCCGCGGGTGATCGCCGGCGCGGTGTCGTTCCCCGTACTGGTGGCCATCGCCAACACGGTGGGGATCCTGGCCGGGATGGTGGCCGCGCGCGCGGCGCTGGGGCTCTCCCCCGAGAGCTTCATGTACGGTGCGCAGCTCTTCTGGCACAACTGGGACATGTTCTACTCGCTGGCGAAGGGGACGGTCTTCGGGCTGGTGATCCCCCTGATCGCCACCCACATGGGGCTGACCACGCGCGGCGGCGCCGAGGGCGTGGGCCGCGCCACCACCTCGTCGGTGGTGTTCATGCTCCTGGCGGTGCTCTTCGTGGACGCGCTGTTCCCGCCGCTCCTCCTCCAGTAG